TTTATCAGCTTGGAAAGCATCGAAGTAAACCCGAAAAGCGCGCCCGTATACCGCCCCGTCTTATCTTGGAGCGCGGGAAGCGCGTAAAACGCGCGATTGATCAAACTGTTGCTGTCTAAAAGTAATAATTTCATAAGAATATTATAACTTATTTTTACCATATAAACAATATTTATATTTCGAAAATCTTGTTTTTCAGCCGATACGTTTGACAGAAAACAAGAGGAAACTTTATAATTTGAGTATGAGTGGATGGGAAATAACGAAAAATATATTGCTTTTACTCGCCGGACTCGGGTGTATGATGTTCGGCATGCAGGTTTTGAGCGACAATCTGACGAAGGCTTCCGGTAAGAAACTTCGTAATGCTTTGTCTCGCTTAACCTCCAACAAATTCAAAGGGATCTTCATCGGCGCGACCGTTTCCGCCGTGATCCACAGTTCCGCCGCGACGACGGTCATGGTCGTAGGTCTCGTCAATTCGGGCATTCTGTCGCTCGTCCAAGCGACGTCCATCATTATGGGCGCGAATATCGGGACAACGGTCACCGGTTTGATGCTCTCCCTGCAATCGCTTCCGATCACGCAATTCTTCGCCGCGCTTTCGTTCGCGGGAATCATTATGACCTTGATTTCCAAAAAACCGTTCGTTCACGTCGTGGCGAACATTTTGATCGGTTTCGGAATGCTTTTCGTCGGAATGGCGGTCATGAACACGTCTATGAGCGGCATCGCGAACCTTCCGAGCGTCAGCGGCGTCTTCGCGAAGATCACGAATCCCGTCCTTCTTCTGCTTCTCGGCGCGGTCTTTACCGCGATCATGCAGAGTTCGACGACGATGACCGCGATCCTTCTCGTCCTCGCGACGAGCGGCCTTATCAACCTGCACAGCGCGATCTATATCGTCCTCGGAATGAACCTCGGCACCTGCGTGACGTCGATCATCGCTTCGATCGGCGCGAACACGAACAGCGTGCGCGCGGCGATGACGCATCTTTTCTTCAACGTCGTCGGAACTTTGATCTTCTTCTGTCTCTTATTCATCACCCCGCTGCGTCATTGGCTCTTAAACCGCGTTTTATTCGGAGAAAACGTAGAAAAAATCGCGTACAGCATCGCGATTTTCCACGTTGTTTTCAACCTGTTTACGACCGCGATCTTACTGCCGTTCATCAATTTGGTCGTCAAATTCATCTCGAAAGTCATTCCCGAGAAAAAGCCGAAGAACGAAGACGAGCAAATGCGACTGCATTACTTGGACGAAAGATTCCTTGCGACCTCTTCGATCGCCGTCGGCGAATGCAAACGCGAAATCTGCTATATGGCGGAGCGCGCGTATAAAAACTTTACTCTCTCGGTGGACTGCATTTTGAAAGTCGACCTTTCGCCGAAAGAAGACTTCGACAGAAGAGAACGCAAAATCAACTTTATGAATAAAGAGATCGCGAAATATCTCGTAAAACTCTCCTCTTCCAGCATTTCCGCCGAAGACGAGCAAGTCATCGCGACCTATTATCACGCAATCACCGACCTCGAACGCATCGGCGACTATGCGGAAAACATTATGGAATATACCCAACGCCTTTCGGACGACGGCAGTAAGTTTTCCCCCGCCGCGATCGAAGAGATCAAAGCGATGTACAATAACATTTCCAGCCTTTACACGACTTCGATTCAAGCGTTCAACACCCAAGACCTTAACGCACTTATGCAAGCGGAAATCTACGAAGAAATGATCGACGAAGCCAAAAGCAAGCTCTCCGCCGCGCATATCCAAAGATTGGAAGACAAAGAATGCACCGTCGAGAACGGGACGGTCTTCCTCGCCCTTTTGAACGATTTGGAGCGTATCGCGGACCACATTTTCAACGTCGCGAAATCCATTAAAGAATACACGCTCCCGCCCCGCTATCAGATCCCTGCGGGAACGGTTTGATTGATCGATCGATTATACCGAAACATCCGTTTATAACGACAAAAAAAAGGCGTGGAAAATTCCACGCCGATTTTTTTGATCGAATGAATTACACGCGAGACATATACGTTCCGGTACGGGTATCGACGCGGATCACGTCGCCTTCGTTCACGAACATCGGAACTTGGATCTTATAGCCGGTTTCGAGCGTCGCGGGTTTGGTTCCGGCTTGCGCGGTATCGCCTCTGACGCCGGGCTCGCAAACCGTGATCAAAAGCTCGACGAAGTTCGGCGGCTCGACGGAGAAAGCCTTGTCTTTATAGAAAGAAACCGTGACCTGAGAATTTTCTTTGATGAAATTCAAAGCGTCGGAAACCTGATCGTAATTCAAGGGCAATTGCTCGTACGTTTCGACGTCCATAAAATAATAGAGTTCTCCGTCCGTGTAGAGATATTCCATATTCTTGCGCTCGATATGAGCCGCGTCGAATTTATCGGTCGGGTTGAACGTGCGCTCGATCACGCCGCCGGAAATAACGTCGCGGATCTTGGTGCGGACGAAAGCCGAGCCTTTACCGGGTTTTACGTGCATAAAATCAACGATGACGTACACCTTTCCTTCCATTTCAAAGGTGACGCCTTTCCTGAAATCACCTGCCATTACTGTCGAACCCATAATATCCTCCTAAACTAATATAATTTCTTTATCCGAACGGTCAAAGACCGCAAGTTTCCCATTTTCGATCGCCGCCAAACTCTCGATCCGAATTCCGAATTCTCCTTCGAGATAGACGCCTGGCTCCACCGTAAAGACCGCCCCATCCGCAAGGATATCTTCGGATCTCGCGCTCAAATACGGATCTTCGTGAATATCCACGCCGACGCCATGACCCAAAGAATGCGTAAACTTTCCTTTGAACGGACTTCCGTCGATCAACGATCGAGCGATCCGATCCGCTTCGAACGCGCTTCTGCCGCCGCTCGCGATATAATCGAGAGCCGCAAACTGCGCCCGCAAAACGACGTCGTACGCCGATTCGAATTTCCGATCGGGTTTCCCGCAAAACAGAGTCCGCGTAAAATCCGAACAATACCCGCCCTTTTTCGCACCGAAATCCATAACGATCGCGTCACCGCGCCGTAACGCGCGATCGGACGGGACCGCGTGCGGTTTCGCGGCGTTTTCACCGAACGCGACGATCGTGTCGAACGCGACGCCGGACGCGCCTTCCGAAAGCATTTCGAACAGTAGGCGATCCGAAACCTGCTTTTCCGTTACGCCGGGCTTGATAAAATCGAGCACGCGACGAAACGCGGTATCGACGATCGCTTCCGCTTCCGCAATCGTTTTAAGCTCCGACGGCGACTTGATTCTTCGCGCGCCGCGGATCATTCCGTCGATCGGAAGAAACTCCGCGTCGAACGAACCGAACAGCTTGTCGAATCGAGCAAGCGACAAATGCTCCTTTTCAATCCCGATCGACCGAACGGATTCAAGCGCATCCCGAATAAAATCGATTTGCGCAGATGACCCGAGAATAATCGGACGGAAATCGGGCGCAAGCGAACGCGCTTCGATCTCATAACGAGAATCGGTGATATAAAAAGCGGTCTTGCCTTTAACGAGGATATACGCATCCGAATTCGCAACGCCGCTCAAATAAAACAAATTCGACGGTGAAGTAATCAAAGCGGCTTCGGTCGAAGCAAATAAACTCGTTACATTCATAGAACAATTATACCCTATTTTACGGCTGTTTGCAACTGTTAATTTATTCGGAGAAGTACTTCGAGTATAGGTTTTTCATCGTTTTTGCATCCGAAGATTGCGTCCCGGCGGATTCGGAGAGAATCCATGGTTCGAGTTTATACTCCGCCAAGAGTTTCGCAAGGGGTTCGAACTCGGGTCCGAAGGTTTGATCCGCGAAAGTAAGATGGCGGATCTCTCCGCTTTTTCCGTACTCGATCTTGGAAAAGTGAACGTGCATTTTTTTGACTTTTGCCTCGCCCACGCCGTCAATCAGACGGTCGATGACTCTTTTATAATCGTCGTAGCTCTTCAAGCTGCCTTGCGTTCTTGCGTTCAGATGCCCGAAATCGACGCAGGGAAGCACGTTATCCGCGACGTTGCAGATCTCGACGATCTCGTCCAAATCACCGAGCTGATTGAGTTTTCCCATCGTCTCGGCGCAAACGTACGACCAATCATACCCCTCTTTATAAAAAATCTCCATAAAATCCGAAAACGCTCGGATCAAAACGTCCATCGCCTCGCGGCGATCTCTTTTCAAAGGCGATCCCGGATGGAAAACGGCGCGATTCCCTCCGAAAAATTTCAACGCGTCAAGCGAGGAAAAAAGATATTGAAAGGTAGCCTTCCGCTTTTCTTCGTCGTCGGTCGCGAAATTGATGAAATAAGGCGCGTGAACGCTGATCCCGACGTTCTTCTCGCGGAACGCGTTTCCGATCGAGGAAGCGGTCTCCTGCGTTATCCTGACCCCTCTTCCGAAGGAATACTCGAAAATGTCCAAGCCGCAGTCGACGATAAACTGCGGAACTTCGATCGTCTTCGTTAAACCGAGCGCGGCAAACGCTTCATCCGTGCCGGACGGACCGAATCGAATCATAAAAGCCTCCTTTTCCCGACGTCTTCCGAAATCGTTCGAACCAATTCGTCGACCGAATCGAACGCCTTTAATTCCCTTGCGAAATCCAAAAATTCGACGATAACTTCCCGCCCGTAAGCGTCTCCGCTGAAATCGATCAAATGCGTCTCGACGTTGCTTTTCCAATCGCCGAAAGTCGGATGCGGTCCGACGTTTGTGACGGAAGCATACGTTTTCCCGTCCAAAATCGTATTCGTAAAATAGACGCCGAATTTCAAATCGGACGGAGCGTTTGAAAGATTCAGCGTGGGAAAACCGATCTTCGCGCCGTCGTTTCTGCCTTTCCCGACGACGCCTTTGATCGAAAACGGTCTTCCGAGAAGACGCGCGGCGGCGCGGACGTTCCCTTCTCTCAAAAGCTCTTTGACTTTTCCGCTGCCGATCTTTTCCCCTTCCATTCGGTAAAGCGAAACGACCTCGTTTTTCCCGCTCGGGAAAGCGCGAACGAGATCGGCGGGATTTCCTTCCCCGTTTTTCCCATAGGAATAATCTTCCCCGCAGACGACGCCTGCGACGTTTACGCGTTCTTTCAAAAACGAAACGAAAGATTCGGGAGAAGCATTCAAAAACGCGGGATCCGCATCCACGAAAAACACTTCGTCGACACCGAGTTTTTCGATCTCGGAGAGCCGCTCTTCAAAGGACAAAAGCGGCGCTTTATCCAGCCCGAGCAATTCGTAGATATTGTTTCGAAACAAAAAAACGGCGCTTTTTACGGAAAGAGAACGAGCGATCGAAACCGCGCGCGAGATCACGCGCTTATGACCGAGGTGAATGCAATCGAAAAAACCGAGAGCGATCACACAAGGTTCTTTTTCGAAATAAGAAAACAGATCGAACGAATTCATAGATCCCTCGCAACGATTTTCAATTCGCCGTCGACGATTTGACCGATCGCGTAAAAACGATCCGCAAGATAAACGGAAACGAAAGAATTCGGTTCCTCGATCGGAATCTTTACGCCGTTATCGAGTTTCTTCGCGAATTCTTCGGAGAAATCGATTCTTTTCAATTTATCGCCAAACCTTTCGAGCGAAGTAAATCCCGCGTTCAGATTCTTTTCTACGTCGGGCAACGTAACGGCGTCGGAAATCGAGAAATCACCGTTTTCCAAGCGTTCGAGCGAGCCCATCAAAGCGGGATAGCCGAGTTTCTCCCCGATATCGCGACACAAAGAACGAATATACGTTCCCCCGGAACAGCGAATTTTGATCTTGAAGATTTCGGGAGCTTCCTTCCCGAGGAATTCGATGGAATGAATCGTGATTTTGCAAGGTTCGAGCGCGGCGTCTTTCCCTTTCTGCGCGAGTTTATATGCGCGCACGCCGCCGACGCTTTTCGCGCTGTACTGCGGAGGCATTTGCAAGATCGTCCCGACGAAGGGTTTCGTAGCTTCGACGAAATCTTCGTCCGAGACGCCGAGATATTCTTTTTCGGAGAGAATCTTTCCGCCGAGATCCAAAGTATCCGTTTGCTTCCCGAGAACGACGGTCGCAACGTAGGTTTTCGTCTTGGATAAAAAATAATCGAACAATTTCGTCGCGCTGCCGACCGCTACGCCGAGAAGCCCGGAAGCCAACGGGTCGAGCGTTCCGAGATGCCCGACTTTGATTTTTTGTCCGGTTCTTTTGCGCAAAAGCCCGCGCAAACAAACGACGAGATCGCTGCTCGACCAACCGGACGGTTTAATCAAATTATAAAACCCGTTCATAGGTTGTCTTTGCAAGCCTTCAAAACGTCGTCGATCACGTTGCCAATAAATCCGTTAAGCATGAAGCCCGCGGCAGCTTTATGACCGCCCCCGCCGAACGTCGCGGCGATCGCGCTTGCGTCCGAATCGCCCGAAGTGCGAACGCTGATCTTGAAACTATGCGGTTTTACTTCGGTGATCGAAGCCGCGATTTTGACCGTGGAAACGTTGATGATCTCGTTTACGAGATTGGAAGAATCGGCGGAAACCGTTCCCGTCGCTTCGAAATCTTCTTTCAAAAAAGTCAAGATCCCGATTTGTCCGTCCTCGAAGAATTGCGCCTTGTTTAAGACGCGCGCTTTCAGCTTAAAGACGGGAAAGCGAATCTCTTTGAAATGTTTATAAGAGATCTCCGCGTTATCGAATCCGAAACGAAGCAGTTCGGACGCGATCGAAAGCGTTCTTGCGCCGGTGCAGGAAAAGCTGAAATTCCCGGTATCCGTAACGAGCGCGGTATATAAAAGCCGCGCGATCTCCGCATCCAAAAGCGAAGGATCGAGCTCGATCAACAAAAGATAAATAAGCTCCGCCGTCGCGCCCGAAGCGGATTCGACGTAATTGACGTCCGCGAAAGGTCCCGACTGGCGATGATGATCGACGCATAAAGTCTGCGCGGATTTTTTGAATAAAGAATAATAGGCTCCGACTCGGTTTTCATCGCCGCAATCGACTGCGACCGAAAGATCGTAGCGCGTAAGAGGTTTGTCCGCGTTGATCTTGTTTGCGCCGAAGACTTCGTCCACGCCGCATTTCAATTCTCCGTCGCAAAACGCGTGAACGGTTTTTCCCGCCTTTTCAAGCGCGAATTTCAAAGCAAGCGCGGAACAGATCGTGTCGCAATCCGGATTAACGTGACAAAAAAGCGCGATTGTATTCGCACTTTTTATCGCCTTTAACGCTTCAATTTTCCCCATTTTCTTCTCCGTATCCTTTGTTTTCGTTTTCTCGGGTGCTTTCCATTGCGTGCTCGATCTTTTGCGTAAGATCGATCGCTTTATTCAAAGATTCGTCCTTAATGATGCGCAAATACGGAACCGTCCGCATTTTTACGCGCTGTTTCAAAAGGTTTCGAATATGCCCCGTGCAACCGTTTAACGCTTCGAACGTTTGCGTTTCTTTGCTCGGATCGCCGAAATAACTGATAAAGACGCGGGCATGCGAAAGATCGTCGCTCGTTTGGACTTCCATAACGGTCAGCATTCCCGAGATCCTCGGATCGTTCAATTCGAATTGAAGGATCGCGGAAAGCTGTTTCAAAAGTTCGGAATTGATTCTCTCGATATTCATGATTCGCTGATTTCCTCGATCACGAAGCATTCGATCACGTCGCCGACCTTGATATCGTTGTAATTCTCGATACCGACGCCGCACTCAAAGCCCGCGAGAACTTCCTTGACGTCGTCTTTCAGGCGTTTCAAAGAAGAAACTTTGTTTTCGGTGATGACGACGTTATCGCGCAAAAGTCTGAGGTTTGCGTTCTTCTCGATCTTTCCTTCGAGGACGCGGCAACCCGCGATCGTTCCTACGCCGCTGATCTTGAAGGTCTCACGGACTTCGGCTTTGCCGAGGACGTTCTCCGTAAATTTCGGAGCGAGCATACCTTTCAAGGCGAGCGTAATATCGTTAATCACGTCGTAAATAATACGGTAGTTACGAATATCGACGCCATACTTCGCGGCAGCCGCTTTCGAATTCGCATCCGGACGGACGTTAAATCCGATAATGATCGCCGAAGAAGTACTTGCGAGGACGACGTCCGATTCGGTGATCGCGCCGACGCCGCGGTGAACGACTTTGACTTTTACTTCGTCGTTGCTGAGCTTCAAAAGCTCTTGGACGAGCGCTTCGACGGAGCCCTGCACGTCCGCTTTTACGATCAAATTCAATTCTTTGAGCTTACCTTCGCTTATCTGCGCGAACAAATCTTCGAGGTTGGGCTTATTCGACGTATCTTCTTCGGTCTTATCTTTGATCTTTCTTTCTTCCGCGATACGACGCGCGAGCTTTTCATCGGAAACAACGAGCATTTTGTCGCCCGCGGAGGGGACTTCGTCGAATCCGAGGACGGAGACCGGGGTCGAAGGACCCGCGACTTTGACGAGCTTGGATTTATCGTTGATCATGGATTTGACCCTACCGCAGACGGCTCCCGCGACCATAAAGTCGCCGACTTTGAGCGTTCCGTTTTGGACGAGAACTGTCGCGATCGGACCCGAACCTTTATCCAACCTTGCTTCGATGACGGTACCTCTCGCGCTCTTTTTGCGATTCGCTTTCAAATCGTTCATTTCCGCGACGAGAAGGATGTTATCGAGAAGCTTGTCGACGCCTGCGCCCGTCTTCGCGGAGACCGGGCAACAAATGACCTCGCCGCCCCACTCTTCGATCACGAGCCCGTTGGAAGAAAGCTCGACTTTGACCTTTTCGATATCAGCGCCGGGTTTATCGATCTTATTAATCGCCACGATAATCGGAACGTTCGCCGCTTTCGCGTGATTGATCGCTTCGACGGTCTGCGGCATAATGCCGTCGTCCGCCGCGACGACGATGATCGCGATATCGGTCACCATTGCGCCGCGAGCGCGCATCGAAGTAAACGCTTCGTGACCCGGGGTGTCGATAAAGGTAAGCATTTCGCCCTTATTCTCGATCGTGTACGCGCCGATATGCTGCGTAATACCGCCCGCTTCTTTTTCCGCAATGTGGGAATTACGGATATAGTCGAGAAGAGAGGTTTTACCGTGATCGACGTGACCCATGATCGTTATGATCGGGGCGCGCTTTTCGTTATCTTCGCCTTCGATATCTTCCTCGTTGATAAGCTCTTCAAGCTTATCTTCCGCAGTCTTATCTGCTTTGTATTCGAGTTCGATCCCGTAGTTCGCCGCGACGAGTTCCGCTACGTCGTAACTGATCGAATCGTTGATATTTTTCATAATTCCTTCGAGAATAAGCTTACGCACGATGTCCGCGCTCGGCTTTCCGATCTTTTCGGAGAGAAGCTTTATCGGCACGGGATCGACCGTGATGACCGCTTTTTCGATCGGAGCTTGCGTCACGACGGGCGCTTGCTTTTGATACTTTTTGCTCTTAAAGCGCCTTGCGATCTCGCTGTCGTCGATTTCGGCGCCGTTTTCGAGTTCACGCCTTAAAATACTGCGCTTACTGCCCGACTTTTTATCCTCGTAGGGGTTATTGCTATTCTTTTCGAAGGTCTTCTTTCCGCCTTTTCCTTTTCCGACTTGCGGCGCGGCAAACATCGGCTTATCCTTATCGGCAAAGCCGCCGAAGCCTCCGAGGAAACCGGAGGGGCCGCTCGGACGAGAGCCGTTAAAGGAAGGCTTATTTCTTCCGAGACGTTCGCTTTCCGGGATATAAACTTTCGTGGGTTGGAACTTACGCGGCTCGGGAACGTCGGGGCGCAACGGATTGCGGAACGGCGTTTCGGCTTTCTTTTCCGGAGGAGCGGCGGGAGCGGGAGCAGCAGGCTCTTCTTTGGGTTTCCGAGCGGTTTCCACAGGCTCTTTTACGGGCTCCGACGCGACGGGCTCGACCGTCTCCTCCGTTTTTTCGGGAGAAGCGACCTCTTCCGCGGGTTCTTCCGTTTTCTCTTCGGGAGCAACCGCTTCTTCCGCGACGGATTCGGGTTCTTCCGCAAAACTTTGCTCTTCCTTTTTCAGTTCCTCGATCAAGAATTTTTCTCTCATTTCGCTGATCGAGTTCAGAAGATCTTCGGCGCGACGACGCGCTTCTTTTACTTCCAAAGTCAGGGCGCGAAACCTTGCCTTATCGAGCTCGATAAGCGCGCTGATATTTCCCAAGGCTTCTTTGTTCGTTTCACTCATTAATAACAACCTCCGATTGTTTGTTTAATTCTCTTTCGGACGCAAGCGACAGCCCTTCGTCCGTCAACCCGACGCACTTGACTTTTCTGCCTCCGCAATAAAAGGACAAGTCGTTTTCGGGAAGAAACGCGATCTTGATCTTTTCCTTTTTCGCAAAAAACGTCACTTCGTTCTTCGCGCTGCGACCGATCGCCGAATCGCAGAGGATCAAACGGACTTTCGATCCCGCCGCGATCACGCTTTCATAACCGAAAACGATCTTTCCGGACTTGATCGAAAACCCGATATAGGAAAAAAGTTTATCGCTTCGTAGCATCGTAATCCGCCAGAAGTCTTTCATAGACTTCTTCCGAAAGGAAGGTCTTGAACGTCTTATTCAAGAGTTTCCCTTTCACGCATTTTTTTATGCAGTCTTCACGATCGCAAACGTAAGCGCCGCGACCGGCTTTTTTGCCGGTCCGATCGAGGACGACCTCGCCCTCGGGAGTCTTAACGACGCGCAAAAGATCTTTTTTATCGAAAAGGCCTCTGCAAGCGACGCACATGCGCCTCGGCGTTGCTTTCATCGTTATTCCTCCGGATTCTCCATCGAATCCAAAATGGAAGAATAGGGTTTAACGTCGATCTTCCATTCCGTGAGTTTCGCGGCGAGACGCGCGTTTTGCCCTTCTCTGCCGATCGCAAGAGAAAGCATATTGTCGTTAACGATGACTCTCGCGGAATGCTCTTCGTCGTTCACGTGGACCTGCACGGCTTTCGCGGGGCTGATCGCGCGGGCGATGAATTCAAGCGGATCCGCGCACCAGCTGATGACGTCGATCCTTTCTCCGTTGAGCTCTTGAACGATGACGTTGATACGGCTGCCTTTCGGTCCGATGCAAGCGCCGACCGCATCGACGTTCGGATCGTCGGAATAGACGGCGATCTTCGTGCGGAAACCGGCTTCACGGACGATGCGTTTGATCGTAACGAGGCCGCTCTTCACCTCCGGAACGTCCATTTCGAACAAACGACGGACGAAATCGGGATGCGAACGGGAAACGATAACCTGCGGAGAACGCGTGTTCGTCGTCAAACGGCGGACGAGGACTTTAATCATATCGCCGACGTTATATCTCTCGTGACGGATCTGCTCGGAGATCGGCATAATCCCTTCCATCTGCGTCGGAAGGATCTCGACGTAGACGCTCGTGGGCTCGACGCGGCGGACGATCGCATTCACGATCTCGCCTTCTTTCTCGCTCATTTCGTTAAAGATCTGATCCTTTTTGATGTCGGTCAAACGCTGAACGATGACTTGACGCGCGGTCTGCGCGGCGATACGGGAAAAGTTCTTCGGAGTGATCTCTTGGGAGATCGTGTCGCCGACTTTATAGCTCGGCTTGATCTTCTTCGCTTCTTCGAGGGATATCTCTTTTTCTTCGTCCGTCACTTCGTCCACGATCGTGCGATACGCGAAAACACGGATCTTGTTTTGTTCCGGGTTGAGTTTGACTTCGATCGCGGTTCCGTCGCCGTACTCTTTCTTGTAGGCGGAGCTAAGACCCGCTTCGAGAGACGCGATAAACTCCTGCTTATCGATTCTCTTTTCCTTTTCCAACTCATCCAACGCCGCAAAAAAATCTTTGGTTATCATATTTCCTCCTAAAATGAGATATAGGGTTTGGCAACCGCAATATCTTTAATTGCAATTTCGATTTCGCCGTTCGCCGTTTGAAGCGCGATCACACCGCCTTCAAACTTCGACAAAACGCCGACGTGCTTTTTCGCGCCCGCGACGGGAGCGTAAAGCGAGACTTCGATCTCCGTCCCGATTTTACGAAGATAATCTTTCTCCGTCTTCAACGGGCGATCGAGACCGGGCGAAGAAACGTTCAGAACGAAGGGCGCGCCCGCCGTCGGATCGAGCTCGTCGATCGGACCGTCGATCGCGTTCATGACGATCTCGGTATCGTCCAAACTGACGCCGCCGGGCTTATCCGTGTCGATAAAGACGGTCAGATGCATGGCGTCGTGTTGCTTTTTGTAGCTGACCTCGACGAGATCGTAGCCCAAAGAAGCCAAGATCGGTTCGACGAGTTCGGTTACGCTGTCTTTTACTGACATATTCCTCCGATAGGAGCCCTTCATAAATTAAAAAGTGAGCCGATCAAGCCCACTTTTACGAAAAAAGCACCTTTACATTTTGAATTATAACACAGCGTAGTGAATAAATACAAGCGTATCAACCGATTTTTTTATCGAAGATCGGGATCTTTCTCCGGAAAGCTATTCGCGCAGGAGTTCTTTCGCGATCTCGACCGCCTCTTCAAGCGCGCCGTCGACTTTTCCTTCGCCTTTATTTTGAGAAATCGAAACGGTTCGGCTCTCGTTCGAGAAGAGATAACGAAGGGGTTTCGCCGTTTGATTCAAAAGATCGATAAGAAA
Above is a genomic segment from Clostridia bacterium containing:
- a CDS encoding Na/Pi cotransporter family protein, encoding MSGWEITKNILLLLAGLGCMMFGMQVLSDNLTKASGKKLRNALSRLTSNKFKGIFIGATVSAVIHSSAATTVMVVGLVNSGILSLVQATSIIMGANIGTTVTGLMLSLQSLPITQFFAALSFAGIIMTLISKKPFVHVVANILIGFGMLFVGMAVMNTSMSGIANLPSVSGVFAKITNPVLLLLLGAVFTAIMQSSTTMTAILLVLATSGLINLHSAIYIVLGMNLGTCVTSIIASIGANTNSVRAAMTHLFFNVVGTLIFFCLLFITPLRHWLLNRVLFGENVEKIAYSIAIFHVVFNLFTTAILLPFINLVVKFISKVIPEKKPKNEDEQMRLHYLDERFLATSSIAVGECKREICYMAERAYKNFTLSVDCILKVDLSPKEDFDRRERKINFMNKEIAKYLVKLSSSSISAEDEQVIATYYHAITDLERIGDYAENIMEYTQRLSDDGSKFSPAAIEEIKAMYNNISSLYTTSIQAFNTQDLNALMQAEIYEEMIDEAKSKLSAAHIQRLEDKECTVENGTVFLALLNDLERIADHIFNVAKSIKEYTLPPRYQIPAGTV
- the efp gene encoding elongation factor P produces the protein MAGDFRKGVTFEMEGKVYVIVDFMHVKPGKGSAFVRTKIRDVISGGVIERTFNPTDKFDAAHIERKNMEYLYTDGELYYFMDVETYEQLPLNYDQVSDALNFIKENSQVTVSFYKDKAFSVEPPNFVELLITVCEPGVRGDTAQAGTKPATLETGYKIQVPMFVNEGDVIRVDTRTGTYMSRV
- a CDS encoding aminopeptidase P family protein, whose translation is MNVTSLFASTEAALITSPSNLFYLSGVANSDAYILVKGKTAFYITDSRYEIEARSLAPDFRPIILGSSAQIDFIRDALESVRSIGIEKEHLSLARFDKLFGSFDAEFLPIDGMIRGARRIKSPSELKTIAEAEAIVDTAFRRVLDFIKPGVTEKQVSDRLLFEMLSEGASGVAFDTIVAFGENAAKPHAVPSDRALRRGDAIVMDFGAKKGGYCSDFTRTLFCGKPDRKFESAYDVVLRAQFAALDYIASGGRSAFEADRIARSLIDGSPFKGKFTHSLGHGVGVDIHEDPYLSARSEDILADGAVFTVEPGVYLEGEFGIRIESLAAIENGKLAVFDRSDKEIILV
- a CDS encoding TIM barrel protein yields the protein MIRFGPSGTDEAFAALGLTKTIEVPQFIVDCGLDIFEYSFGRGVRITQETASSIGNAFREKNVGISVHAPYFINFATDDEEKRKATFQYLFSSLDALKFFGGNRAVFHPGSPLKRDRREAMDVLIRAFSDFMEIFYKEGYDWSYVCAETMGKLNQLGDLDEIVEICNVADNVLPCVDFGHLNARTQGSLKSYDDYKRVIDRLIDGVGEAKVKKMHVHFSKIEYGKSGEIRHLTFADQTFGPEFEPLAKLLAEYKLEPWILSESAGTQSSDAKTMKNLYSKYFSE
- the ribF gene encoding riboflavin biosynthesis protein RibF, giving the protein MNSFDLFSYFEKEPCVIALGFFDCIHLGHKRVISRAVSIARSLSVKSAVFLFRNNIYELLGLDKAPLLSFEERLSEIEKLGVDEVFFVDADPAFLNASPESFVSFLKERVNVAGVVCGEDYSYGKNGEGNPADLVRAFPSGKNEVVSLYRMEGEKIGSGKVKELLREGNVRAAARLLGRPFSIKGVVGKGRNDGAKIGFPTLNLSNAPSDLKFGVYFTNTILDGKTYASVTNVGPHPTFGDWKSNVETHLIDFSGDAYGREVIVEFLDFARELKAFDSVDELVRTISEDVGKRRLL
- the truB gene encoding tRNA pseudouridine(55) synthase TruB → MNGFYNLIKPSGWSSSDLVVCLRGLLRKRTGQKIKVGHLGTLDPLASGLLGVAVGSATKLFDYFLSKTKTYVATVVLGKQTDTLDLGGKILSEKEYLGVSDEDFVEATKPFVGTILQMPPQYSAKSVGGVRAYKLAQKGKDAALEPCKITIHSIEFLGKEAPEIFKIKIRCSGGTYIRSLCRDIGEKLGYPALMGSLERLENGDFSISDAVTLPDVEKNLNAGFTSLERFGDKLKRIDFSEEFAKKLDNGVKIPIEEPNSFVSVYLADRFYAIGQIVDGELKIVARDL
- a CDS encoding DHH family phosphoesterase gives rise to the protein MGKIEALKAIKSANTIALFCHVNPDCDTICSALALKFALEKAGKTVHAFCDGELKCGVDEVFGANKINADKPLTRYDLSVAVDCGDENRVGAYYSLFKKSAQTLCVDHHRQSGPFADVNYVESASGATAELIYLLLIELDPSLLDAEIARLLYTALVTDTGNFSFSCTGARTLSIASELLRFGFDNAEISYKHFKEIRFPVFKLKARVLNKAQFFEDGQIGILTFLKEDFEATGTVSADSSNLVNEIINVSTVKIAASITEVKPHSFKISVRTSGDSDASAIAATFGGGGHKAAAGFMLNGFIGNVIDDVLKACKDNL
- the rbfA gene encoding 30S ribosome-binding factor RbfA, producing the protein MNIERINSELLKQLSAILQFELNDPRISGMLTVMEVQTSDDLSHARVFISYFGDPSKETQTFEALNGCTGHIRNLLKQRVKMRTVPYLRIIKDESLNKAIDLTQKIEHAMESTRENENKGYGEENGEN